In Acidobacteriota bacterium, a single window of DNA contains:
- a CDS encoding SAM-dependent methyltransferase: protein MTKNKPADEDKPYASRGGLKLEHALREFGLPVEGLRCADLGASTGGFTDCLLRHGAAEVTAVETGYGVLDYRLRIDPRVVVRERTNALHAEPPEEPVDLLVVDLSWTRQAKAVPAALRWVEKSGEGRIVSLVKPHYEVTPEEETHLDRGVLPEEVAEEVHQRVLGELPQLGVDVLGSTRSPILGGKGKKRGNVEYLVLLAPARES, encoded by the coding sequence GTGACCAAGAACAAGCCTGCCGATGAAGACAAACCCTACGCCAGCCGCGGAGGCCTGAAGCTGGAGCACGCGTTGCGGGAGTTCGGGCTGCCGGTGGAAGGGCTGCGGTGTGCGGATTTGGGCGCGAGCACCGGGGGCTTTACCGACTGCCTGCTGCGCCACGGCGCTGCGGAGGTGACGGCGGTGGAGACGGGGTATGGGGTGCTGGACTACCGGCTGCGCATCGATCCGCGGGTGGTGGTGCGGGAGCGCACCAACGCCCTCCACGCCGAGCCACCGGAGGAACCGGTGGACCTGCTGGTGGTGGATTTGAGCTGGACCCGCCAAGCGAAGGCCGTACCGGCGGCGTTGCGTTGGGTCGAAAAAAGCGGCGAGGGCCGCATCGTCTCCCTGGTCAAACCCCACTACGAGGTGACGCCGGAGGAGGAGACCCACCTCGACCGCGGGGTGCTGCCGGAGGAAGTGGCGGAGGAGGTGCACCAGCGGGTCTTGGGCGAGCTGCCGCAGCTGGGAGTGGACGTGCTCGGCTCCACCCGCTCTCCCATCCTCGGCGGCAAGGGCAAGAAACGCGGCAACGTGGAGTATCTGGTGCTGTTGGCGCCGGCTCGGGAGAGCTGA
- a CDS encoding DUF371 domain-containing protein — protein sequence MSHPTSRDPVFPRHAGAGEGVRFRARGHRNIKASHGKSLEITRETELTERGTCIVGVAADFEPRRVALVRGPVVLRLRVGELEDEVRAVVTPHMAARETLVLRRSDQRAGRTFAFAADKGARDLDRKLTEALRNPAAVLEVEIEALPSEELPAVEEDDAGTYRPALTGALYVVSRAQAEHPSEELQRLLSAVDAVITVDPLPDWMMALDPPVEQWPLTSAVAPDEAVTAAADALSAGARLALLLDEGTLAAESPERALVHAAWERRVTVTPGPTTPTWWAVAAAAGIAHPPLQWLGEIPRRRQELRTALTRRRHAGALVVSVPARQLVVLGATATELLPGFRAVVVEDPGGRRECWWRGPVEGLAQYGTIRSKMSAPCWLVLDPPAGEDSSDAENSTGAATPDDLLRALLDHGLRVKTLSPALAAAQGWTQRQAYQHLLKLKDAVSGPEGGE from the coding sequence ATGAGCCACCCCACTTCCCGCGATCCAGTCTTTCCCCGCCACGCTGGCGCCGGGGAAGGGGTGCGGTTTCGGGCGCGAGGGCATCGCAACATCAAGGCGAGCCACGGCAAGAGCCTGGAGATCACCCGCGAGACCGAGCTCACCGAGCGGGGTACCTGCATCGTCGGCGTGGCGGCGGATTTCGAGCCGCGGCGGGTGGCCTTGGTACGGGGGCCGGTGGTGTTGCGGCTGCGGGTGGGGGAGCTGGAAGATGAGGTGCGGGCGGTGGTCACGCCGCACATGGCGGCCCGGGAGACCTTGGTGCTGCGGCGCAGCGACCAGCGCGCCGGGCGGACCTTCGCCTTCGCCGCGGACAAGGGAGCGCGGGATCTGGACCGGAAGCTGACCGAGGCCTTGAGGAATCCAGCGGCGGTGCTGGAGGTGGAGATCGAAGCGTTGCCCTCCGAGGAGCTGCCAGCGGTGGAGGAGGATGACGCCGGAACCTATCGCCCAGCCCTCACCGGAGCCCTCTACGTCGTGTCGAGAGCCCAGGCGGAGCATCCGAGCGAGGAGCTTCAGCGGCTACTCTCCGCGGTGGATGCGGTGATCACGGTCGATCCCCTGCCGGATTGGATGATGGCGCTGGATCCGCCCGTGGAGCAGTGGCCCCTGACCAGCGCCGTGGCCCCCGACGAAGCGGTGACGGCGGCGGCGGACGCGCTGAGCGCCGGGGCCCGGCTGGCGTTGCTGCTGGACGAGGGGACCCTCGCCGCCGAATCGCCGGAGCGGGCCCTGGTGCATGCCGCCTGGGAGCGTCGGGTGACTGTCACTCCTGGGCCCACGACGCCGACCTGGTGGGCGGTGGCGGCGGCGGCAGGGATCGCCCATCCGCCGTTGCAATGGTTGGGTGAGATACCCCGCCGGCGTCAAGAGTTGCGCACCGCTCTGACCCGGCGCCGCCACGCGGGTGCCTTGGTCGTCAGCGTCCCTGCGCGGCAGCTCGTCGTTCTGGGGGCGACTGCCACCGAGCTCCTGCCGGGATTTCGGGCGGTGGTGGTGGAAGACCCTGGTGGTCGCCGGGAGTGCTGGTGGCGAGGACCGGTGGAGGGCTTGGCCCAGTACGGAACGATCCGCTCCAAGATGTCAGCTCCCTGCTGGCTGGTACTGGATCCACCAGCCGGGGAGGATTCTTCGGACGCCGAGAATTCCACCGGAGCGGCCACTCCAGACGATCTGTTGCGAGCGTTGCTGGACCACGGCTTGCGAGTCAAGACCCTCTCTCCGGCTCTGGCAGCGGCTCAGGGCTGGACCCAGCGCCAGGCCTACCAGCACCTGCTGAAGCTAAAGGATGCAGTGAGCGGCCCGGAGGGTGGGGAGTGA